One Amblyomma americanum isolate KBUSLIRL-KWMA chromosome 8, ASM5285725v1, whole genome shotgun sequence DNA window includes the following coding sequences:
- the LOC144102667 gene encoding uncharacterized protein LOC144102667 — MVRIYIREYTLTTDGWLNVLEVAVGTFLWVTYGTLGATTSSEQFLYGCACAFTANGCVFLCSSMLSLHTALMLPKLFYYTMFQLIAASCYICGGVGSVGNASVIDGVAAIVCGGFHFVHFVYSLIKN, encoded by the exons ATGGTGCGTATCTACATCCGGGAATACACCTTGACGACCGACGGATGGCTCAATGTCCTGGAGGTG GCAGTTGGCACCTTCCTGTGGGTGACGTACGGCACTCTGGGCGCGACCACCTCCAGCGAGCAATTCCTCTACGGCTGCGCGTGCGCATTCACCGCCAACGGCTGCGTGTTCCTCTGCTCGTCCATGCTGAGCCTCCACACGGCGCTCATGCTGCCCAAGTTATTTTAC TACACCATGTTCCAATTAATAGCAGCCAGCTGTTACATTTGCGGCGGAGTCGGCAGCGTCGGCAACGCCTCGGTCATCGATGGG GTCGCCGCTATTGTCTGCGGAGGCTTCCATTTTGTGCACTTTGTGTACTCGCTCATAAAAAACTGA